GGAACGTCGCTATGAACAGGCGCGGATTCTCGGCGGTGGGTCGGCGATTAATGCGCTGATGACCAATCGCGGCGCTCCGGCCGACTATGACGAATGGCAGCAACTGGGCGCCGACGGCTGGAACTGGCAAAGCGTGCTGCCGTATTTTCGCAAGCTGGAAACAGACTGCGATTTCAATGGCCCGCTGCACGGTTCACAAGGCCCCATCAGAATTCGGCGCACCCCCGAGGCTGCGCTGTCACCTTTCGTCAACGCGGTGATCAATGCCCTGGCCGAACGCGGCCTGGTCCGCAAGGCAGATCAGAATGGCGTATGGGAGGAGGGCGTGTATGCCGGGGCCATTGGCGTCAGCGAACAGGGCGAGCGCATTCCGACATCGGTCTGCTACCTGACGGACGAAGTGCGCCAGCGGCGTAATCTGACCTTGCTCACCGACACGGTTGTTGATCGAGTGCTGATCGAAGCGGGCCGGGCCACGGGCGCGCGGTTGCTCCGACAGGGCGGCGCGGTCGAGCAGGTCATGGCCCGCGAAGTGATTGTCTGCGCCGGTGCGATCCACAGCCCTGCGGTGCTGATGCGCAGCGGCATCGGCCCGGTCAATGAGCTGCTCAATCTGGGCATTCGCCTGGTGGTGGATCGTCCGGGCGTCGGCGGCAATCTGATGGAGCATCCGTCGATCGCCGTGTCCGCATTGCTGGAAAAAGCCGGGCGCACGCCATTCAAGGATGAGCATCACGAACAGGCCATCGTGCGCTTTTCGTCCGGGTTGAATAACACCGTTGAATGCGACATGCATGGCGCAATCCTGTCGCGCTCGGGCTGGCATTCGGTGGGCTACCGGCTGGGTACGATGTTCTTCTGGGTCAATAAGTCTTATTCCCGAGGGCGGCTGCGCCTGGTTTCCAACAATCCTTTTGACGAACCTGAAGTGAATTTCGACATGCTCTCGGATCCGCGCGATCTGGAGCGTCTCAAGCAGGCGTTGCGCCTGGGTGGCAATACCTTGCGAGCGCCTTCGATGACCAGCGTGCGCAGCGTGGTGTTCCCCTCCAGCTACTCGCCTCGGGTGGCGAAAATAGCCATGCCGGGCCTGTTCAATGCTGTGCAGCGCGGGTTGTTGAGCCTGTTGCTGGACATCGCCGGTCCGCTGCGCAAAGCGTTGATTCACGGTCTGGTCACTCAGGGCGTAACTCTGGACAAGCTCCTGGCCGACGATGTGGTTCTCACCGAGTTCGTGCGCAACAACGTCGGCGGCACCTGGCATCCTTCCGGCACTTGTCGCATGGGGCGCAGCGATGATCCGGCAGCGGTAACCCTGAGTGACGGCCGGGTGATCGGCGTCGGTAATCTGCGGGTGTGCGATGCGTCGCTGATGCCTTCGATTCCTTGCGCCAATACCAACGTGCCGACCATTATGATCGCCGAGCGTATTGCCGATCTGATCAAGGCCGAGGCCATGAGCAGCAGTGCAACGCAAAAGACCGCCTGATCAGGGCGGTCTTTTTTGTTTAGCCCGGCTTTCGGTTCAAAGCCGTCACCTCAAGGCTGATAACCGATGATGCCCTTGACCTCAAGAAACGCTTCCAGCCCCCACTCTGCATATTCGCGACCATTGCCGGACTGTTTGTAGCCACCGAACGGCGCGCCCGCGTCCCATGCCGGATGATTGATCGATACGCTGCCAGCCCGCAGTTGAAAGGCAATGGCTCGCGCACGTTCCAGACTTGCCGACTGCACATAGGCAGCGAGGCCGAACACGCTGTCATTGGCCATGGCAACCGCCTGTTGTTCGTCGGCATAGGGCTGGATGCACAGCACCGGGCCGAAGATTTCATCTCGGGAAATAGCCATGTGCGGCGCAACCCCGGCGAAGATCGTCGGCTGCACGTAATAACCTTGATCAAGATGTGCAGGGCGTCCCAATCCGCCGCAGACCAATTGCGCGCCTTCTTCTATGCCAATGGCGATCATGCGTTGAATGGCCTGGTACTGCCGTTCGCTGATTACCGGGCCCATGGTGGTTTGCGGATCTTCCGGCGGGCCGAGACGACAAGCACTGGCCGCGCGCCTGGCGATGTCTACTGCCTGGTCATGCAAGGCCGCGGGCACCAGCATGCGGGTTGGCGCGTTGCAGGATTGCCCGCTATTGCCGAAGCAGGAATTGACCCCGGCGGTTACCGCGCTTTCCAGGTCTGCATCATCCAGCAGGATATTGGCCGACTTGCCGCCCAGTTCCTGATGCACGCGCTTGACCGTCGGCGCCGCGAGACGGGCGACTTCGACCCCGGCGCGAGTCGAGCCGGTGAACGACACCATATCGACATCCGGGTGACCGGCCAGCGCCGCGCCCACCGTAGGCCCGTCACCGTTGAGCAGGTTGAAGACCCCGGCAGGCACGCCGGCCTCGTGCATCACCTCGGCAAACAACAGCGCGTTCAGCGGCGCGATTTCACTGGGCTTGAGCACCATGGTGCAGCCGGCAGCCAGGGCCGGCGCGACCTTGCAGACGATCTGGTTGATCGGCCAGTTCCATGGCGTGATCAATGCCACCACGCCCACCGGCTCGAAATTGATCAGGGTCGAACCGCGCATTTTCTGAAAGGCGAAACTGTCCAGGCTGCGTAGCAATTCCTGCAGATGGCGCTTGCCGATCCCGGCTTGCCAGTCGTGGGCGAGGCTTTTCGGCGCGCCGACTTCGAGCATGATTGCTTCGGCGATCTCGTCGTAGCGCTTCATGAACGAAGCCAGAATCTGCTCGATCAGCGCTTTGCGTTGCGCCACTGAAGTCTGCGCGAACGCCGGGAATGCGCGTTTCGCTGCAGACACGGCGGCGTCGACGTCAGCCTGATTGCCCAGGGCAATCTCGCTGAACGGTTGCTCGGTGGCCGGATTGATCACTGGCATGCGACTGCTGGAATGCGGTTCGACCCAGCCACCATCGATATAGAACTTGAGCGCGTTGTGCATGGGAAAAGTGCTCTTTTGCAGGCGAATTGAAAGGGGCGGCAAGCGAGTTTTTTCAGGCAATAAACATGGCCGTTTCCTCGCAAGAATAAGCCGGTATTTTTCATTCCGGCAATTTACTAATAGTTGTGTCAGGCATAAACTCAGGTCATGTCTAACCTACGTCGCAAGCTCCCCAGCTCCAGCTCATTATTCGTCTTCGAGGCGGCCGCGCGTTGTGGCAGCTTCACGCGTGCGGCGGATGAGTTGTGCGTCAGCCAGCCTGCGGTCAGTCGCATGCTGGCGCGGCTGGAAGAACACCTTGGCGTGCAGCTGTTCGAGCGGGTGCGCGGCGGTGCCAGGCTGACCGAAAGTGGCAGCATTTTGTATCGGCGGGTGCAGGAAGGCTTCAGCACCATCGAGTCGGCGATCAGCGAAATCGAGTCCCGGGCCACGGGCATTGAAACCGTTACCCTCTCGGTCTCC
This genomic window from Pseudomonas sp. G.S.17 contains:
- a CDS encoding GMC family oxidoreductase N-terminal domain-containing protein → MIDYLILGGGSAGCVLAARLSENPDHKVCLVEAGRDISAGDMPTAIRSRYPGRAYLDVSNIWKRLAARMGGKPQAERRYEQARILGGGSAINALMTNRGAPADYDEWQQLGADGWNWQSVLPYFRKLETDCDFNGPLHGSQGPIRIRRTPEAALSPFVNAVINALAERGLVRKADQNGVWEEGVYAGAIGVSEQGERIPTSVCYLTDEVRQRRNLTLLTDTVVDRVLIEAGRATGARLLRQGGAVEQVMAREVIVCAGAIHSPAVLMRSGIGPVNELLNLGIRLVVDRPGVGGNLMEHPSIAVSALLEKAGRTPFKDEHHEQAIVRFSSGLNNTVECDMHGAILSRSGWHSVGYRLGTMFFWVNKSYSRGRLRLVSNNPFDEPEVNFDMLSDPRDLERLKQALRLGGNTLRAPSMTSVRSVVFPSSYSPRVAKIAMPGLFNAVQRGLLSLLLDIAGPLRKALIHGLVTQGVTLDKLLADDVVLTEFVRNNVGGTWHPSGTCRMGRSDDPAAVTLSDGRVIGVGNLRVCDASLMPSIPCANTNVPTIMIAERIADLIKAEAMSSSATQKTA
- a CDS encoding aldehyde dehydrogenase family protein, which produces MHNALKFYIDGGWVEPHSSSRMPVINPATEQPFSEIALGNQADVDAAVSAAKRAFPAFAQTSVAQRKALIEQILASFMKRYDEIAEAIMLEVGAPKSLAHDWQAGIGKRHLQELLRSLDSFAFQKMRGSTLINFEPVGVVALITPWNWPINQIVCKVAPALAAGCTMVLKPSEIAPLNALLFAEVMHEAGVPAGVFNLLNGDGPTVGAALAGHPDVDMVSFTGSTRAGVEVARLAAPTVKRVHQELGGKSANILLDDADLESAVTAGVNSCFGNSGQSCNAPTRMLVPAALHDQAVDIARRAASACRLGPPEDPQTTMGPVISERQYQAIQRMIAIGIEEGAQLVCGGLGRPAHLDQGYYVQPTIFAGVAPHMAISRDEIFGPVLCIQPYADEQQAVAMANDSVFGLAAYVQSASLERARAIAFQLRAGSVSINHPAWDAGAPFGGYKQSGNGREYAEWGLEAFLEVKGIIGYQP